Genomic segment of Candidatus Woesearchaeota archaeon:
AAATTTTTCCCAATAATTGTTAGCATAGTGTAGAGTTTAAGATCAAAGATATCTACATATTTAGAATATATATATGAATTATCATGAATATCATAATCTACTCTTGGAAGTTCATTCTCATCTAAACACTCTTCTAATAATTCAATATCAAGTTGGTACTTTTCACTTAATTCATTCAATTCATGTTTTGAAGGTTTAACTACATATATCCAAGAACCTTTTGAGAATTCATCATACTTTTGTAATTTTTTATTAGTTATAGTATTTTTATAGAATTCAATCATATATAAATAGAACTAGATATTCTATTTAAAACTACTTATTAAAATTAATCATTCAGATTCTTTCAAAGCTTGTGAATATAAACAAAAATCTTTCATATAACTAATTTTATTCTTAATACAAAATTTAATACAATCATCATTAAACGATCCAGGTTGAAACCATACCTTTCTAATATTTGATTCTTTCAGAATTTCTAAAATTTTAAGAGTAACTTTAGGGGGCACTACAAAATCTACAACATCTATAATCTCTTTAACTTCAAAAAGTGAAGGGTAACATTGTAAATCATAAACCTTATATTCTCTAGGATTAATAGGAATAACCTTAAAACCATTATCATGTAAAGCTTTAACAATCTTAAAGCCATATTTTTCTTTATTATTTGAAGCTCCAATAACTGCATAATTATATTTCTTATTAAAAAAATCATTCATATTAACCATTTCTAAAATAATTTAAAATTAAATACTTTTAAAAGTATTGATTAGTAAATTGCTAAGTAATTAAAATTAATATTAATTCAACAAATATTATAAATTAAGATTAATTAACATTTTTTATGTCAGTAAGATTAGGATTAAATGCAGTATTAAATATTGATTCACAAATAGATGAAACTAAACTTGAAAAAATCATTGAAGAAACATCTAAATTAGCAAGAATTGTGAATTTTCCTATAACTTACACAAATAAAGGAACTCTTGGAAAATATTTTCAAGAACCAGAAATAACTAAGCAATTCAAAGAAGAAGTTCAAAACAGATACATTCTAAAAAAAGATCCTAATAATCAAAAAGGACAATATAGTTTGAAAATTTAATTTTATTTATCAAAAAAATTTCCAATCATCAATTTGTATTCTTTAGTTCTATCAAACTTCCAATGTTTCGGGAAAGCTTGTGCGTAAAGAGGCCATAAAAATCTATTATCCATTAAAACGACGACTCCCCTATCTTCTTCAGTTCTAATACAACGACCAGCTGCTTGAATAATCTTAGTCATAGCAGGATAAATATAACCATATAATTGTCCTTTACGAAACTTCTTATCATAATGTCTAATAACTGCATTAGTATACAAATCAGGAACTCCTAAAGGCAAGCCAACAACAATAACCATCTCAAGCATATCCTCAGGTAAATCTAATCCTTCAGCAAAAGAACCTGAAGTCACTGCAAATAAAACTTTAGCCTTATCATCAAAAGTACCCTTAGATTTAAATTTATCAACAAAAGCTTCTTTTTCTTCTTTTGTCATATATCTTTGTTCTCTTAAAACTTTTCTAAAAAGTCTACTCATATTCATATTTTCAATAATTCTATCCATCAAATCATAACTGGGAAAGAAAACTATAGAATTCTGATCCGATGCACCATTTAAACAATTCTCAATATGAGTTGAAATTTTTTTAAACATATCTGAACTCCTAGCACTATACTTAGTAGTCACATCTTCAAGAACAATCATCTTTTGATTCTTATTAGCAAATGGACTCTCAAGTTCTAGAAGAGAAGCATTTCCTACACCTAAAATATCTCTATACATCTCAATAGGGCTAAGAGTTCCAGACATTAAAATAGTAGAATAAGTATGATTCACAATATCTGAAGCAAGATTTGAAGGGTCAATACATCTTATTTTCAAACTAAGACTATCTACACCTTTTTTCTTTTCACGAACAACTTGTCTAATAAAATTCTCCTCATCAAGTTCTTTAAATCTATCCAAAAAATTAGCAAGACGACCAATATGGGATACAACTCTATCTTCTTTAACGAGTCTTTCAATATCTTTCAACTTTTCAATAATCTCCGAATTTCCTACAAGTTGTCCAACCTTGGATAAATATAAATCCATAAACTTCTCTTTTGAAGTTGTTGCCTCATTATTTCCATCACCTAAACTCTTGTGTCCAGTCTCTTCAAGAGTATCACGAACACAATAAATATAATTATCATACTCTGAAGTCTTAACAAAATCTCCCATCTCTTTAAGAGCATCAGAAATCATTTGCGAATTAAGGGAATAAGAATAAGCACTCCTAACTCTATCAGGCAAATTATGAGCTTCATCAACTACAACAATACACTCTTCAATTACTCTTCCAATTTTACCTAAAAAATTTTCTTTAATACCTGTTGCAAATAAATAATTATAATCACAAATAATTACATCAGTTTTGAAAGCTTTAAGTCCTGCAACTTCATAAGGGCAAAATTGACTCGCATGAGAAATATTAATAAATCCTTCGACATCCATAAAACTATTAGAACTCTCATCTAAAATAGCTTTAATTTTATCTTCATTATCTGAATCTTTAACATTTTTAAAATACTTACACTTACCCTTCTCTTTCATTTTCTTACAAAAATCATTGAAATCTGAAGCAGGATATAAGTCTCTTTCATCATGAACACACATTGATCGTTTTCCAATAAATCCAACATAACTAATAGTAGTTTTGGATTTTTGATTTATACTATCTTTAGATTTATCTAAAGATTGTCCAATAATTTTGTTACTTCCAAAATTATTGATATCCTTAATAGTTTTAATAACTTGATTTGCTTGAGTCTGCCTAGAAGTTAAATAAATAATAGTTAAATTGTTCTGCTTTGCAAAATGCAGTGCTGGAGCAAGTGCTGAAACAGTCTTACCAAGGCCAGTAGGCGCGCTAATCAAAATATTCTTTTTTGCAGAAATAGTCTTGAAAACATCTAAAATAAATTTATCTTGTCCAAGTCTTAAAGAAGAATAAGGGAAATTAATATCCTTGAAAAAATCATCCATATTAAAAAAAGAGAGAATCTGTTTATAATATTTTTGTGTAAACACAAAGGAAATACTCAATTTTTTTTCATCATTTCAATAAATCTGGATAAACTTTTCAATTTTGGGATAAACTTTCAAAACAAACTATTTAAAAAAAATAATTCTAAATATTTCAATGCCTCAAATTCAAGATCTACTCGAAGATGAAATGCCAAGGGAAAAACTGATAAACTTAGGACCTCTTCATCTTAGCGATGCAGAGCTTCTAGCTATAATACTTAGAGTAGGAATAAAAGGTAAAAGTGTATTAGACCTCTCAAGAGAAATCTTAAGAGAATTTAGTACTAATCTTGTGTCAAGGAAAACTTATCATGAACTTCTTGAATTTCGAGGCATTAGTAAAGCAAAAGCATGTCAAATCGTCGCACTATTTGAAATATCTAGAAGATTCTCACAAAAAGGATTTGATAAGAATATGAAATTAAATTCTTCAAATGATGTATTTGAATATGTCAAAGCTGATTTTTCTAATCTGCCTGAAGAAAAAGTTATGTGCGTATTTGTTGATTCCAAAAATCAAGTAATAAAAAAAGAATTCGTAGGAGAAGGTTCAATAAACTATACTATAATTGAGCCAAGAAAAATAATAAGAAAATGCTTAATTTATTCAGCATCAGGATTCTTTCTAATACATAATCATCCTTCTCAAGACATAACTCCATCTCAAGAAGATAAAAACATAACCAAAAAAATACATAATATTGCAAAATCTCTAAACTTAAGATTTCTCGATCATTTAATTGTCTCTAATTTAAGACATTATAGCATGTTTGATGAAGACATTTTATAAACTAAAACTAATTCTAATTACTTATGAAATTAAAACAAATACCTCAAGATTTTATTGTAGATGAGATTTTTGACTTAGACATTTTCAAAGATAGAGATGAAGAAAGAAAACAACCTTATTATTACTTTAAACTAACTAAAACAAACTACAATCAAATGAATGCACTTCAAAAAATTGCAAGAACATTCAATACATCTAAAAAATTAGTACACTTTTCTGGAATAAAAGACAAAGTAGGAGTAACATCTCAATTAGTATCAGTTTATGGCATCAATGAAGAAAATTATCAAACAAATTTAGATTTTTTTAACAACCAAGAAGATCTAAAACTTGAATTCATCGATAAATTCAAATCAAGAATAAATTTAGGAGATAATCTCGGAAATAGATTTTCAATAACTGTAAGAGACTTAGAAGATGAAGATTTAGAAAGAGCAAAAAAGAACTTAATATCTTTACAAAAAGATGGAGTTCTAAACTACTTTGATGAACAAAGATTTGGTTACGCAAACAATTCACACATTGTAGGAAGATATGTCCTTCAAAATAATTTACAATCGGCAGTAAAAGAAATACTAACCTCACTTCCAAACAAGACGCAATCAGAATTAATGATAAACTTCGTAAAAACTGTAAAAGAAAATTGGGAAGGAATAGTATCTCAAGATTTAGAAATGATTGACAAGGTACTTGAAGCCACTCCTAGATATCTAGAAAACGAACAAAAAATTCTACAGCATCTGAAAAAACATAAAAATGACTTTCCAGGAGGATTTAAAAGAATTCACAAAAAAATTAGAACTCTATACATAAACGCATATCAATCATATATATTCAATGAAACAATATTAAAATTAAAGGAAGAAAATTTATTAGAGAATTATAAAGAACTCTCATTAATAGATTTCAACTCAAATGAAACTCTAGATGCTAAAATTCTCGAAATTGTATCAAAAATGATTCAAGAAGATAATTTAACATTTGAAAATTTCAAACTACCTTCGATGCCTGAATTAAAACTAACTGATGTAAAAAGAGATATTAGAATATTTCCTAAGGATTTAACTATTCAAGAAACATCTGATGATGACTTAAATGAGAATAAAAAGAAAGTAATCATCACATTTGATTTAGGTTCAGGTCAATATGCAACTAATGTTGTAAAGCAGTTATTTTTATAAATAACAAATTTTTAAAACTAAATAGGAAATATGAAACAATCCAAAATTTTAATTGCAATGCCTGCATATAATGAAGCAAAAGTCATTTTTGATGTGATAAAAGATATTAAGAAAGAAGGTTATAAAAATATTCTAGTAATTGATGATTGTTCAAAAGATGATACTTTTAATGTTGCAAAAAAAGCTGGCGCAACAGTTTTAAAACATGTAGTGAATAGGGGAGCTGGGGCAGCAACAAATACTGGATTAATCTACGCAAAACGAAATAATTACGACTATATTGTATTCATAGATTCAGATGGTCAACACTCACCAAAAGAAATTAAAAAACTTATATTACATGCAAATAAATATGATGTAGTAATAGGTTCTAGAATGGTAGGTTCTCTAAAAAATATGCCCTTTCAAAGAAGAGCAGTAAACTTTGCTGGAAGTTTCATAACATATTTAATATTCGGATTATTTGTAAGAGACTCTCAAAGTGGTTTTAAGGTATTCTCTAGAAATGCAATCAATAAGATAAATATCTCATTTGATAGATATGAATTCTGCTCAGAAATAATTGGTGAAATATATAAAAACAAGCTATCTTACAAGGAAATTCCAATAAAGATCATCTATTCAACACATTCATTAGGAAAAATTGATAGTGGTCAGAGCGTATTTAATGGATTTAAAATGATTTTAAGATTTATTTTCAGATTATAAAATTAAAAACACAATAAAAATATTTATAAAGTATATACAATCTAAAATACTATGGAATTTATAACTATCTTTTTTACAGTAATGAGTGTAGTTGTTCTTGGATACTTATTTAAGATATTTAAATCAAACAAAAGATTGCCGATAATTTTAGAATTATTTTATGTTGGAGCATATGGATTTGTTTTCACAGTTTTCTTATATCCTAATATTTTAACTATAATTGAGAATATTTTAGGAATACAATCCGCAATTAATTTTGTTGTATATTTGAGTATATTTGTATCATATTTGATAATTTTTTTATTGTATACAAATAAGGAGAAACAACGAGAAGAGATTACTAAACTTACTAGAGAGATTGCATATTTAAAGGATGAAAAAAGAAAATAATTCTCCTATAATCTCGGTTGTAATGCCAGTTTACAATTCTGGGAAATTTTTAGAAAAAGCAATAAAAAGTATTCTAAATCAAACATATAAAAACTTCGAATTCATAATCATAGATGACTCTTCAAAAGATAAATCTCAATCAATAATTCAAAAATACAAAAAACAAGATAAAAGAATAAAATTCTACAAAACTAAAAGAAATTCAGGTTGCACTCATGCTTTAAACATTGGTTTAACATATGCAAAAGGCAAATACATTGCAAGAATGGATGCCGATGACATCTCAATTAAAACCAGATTTGAAAAACAACTAAATTTCATACAAAAAAATGATTTAGATGTTTGTGGAACAAATATTGATATGATAAATTTTCAAGGAATTAATATGGGAAAAAGGGACTATATTTCAAATATCAAAAGATCAATAAAATATGAATCTCCATTTGCTCACCCTACAGTTATGTTCAAAAGAGATTTAATTATTAAATATGGTCCATATGATGAAAGGTATAGAGTTTCTCAAGACTACGATTTATGGTTAAGGTTCTTTGCAAATCATGCCAAATTCGGAGTACTAAATGAATATCTACTAAAATACAGAATTCATCCTGAATCTACTACTAAATATAAAAAATTAAAAACAACAATTAGGACAGTTCTTAAAATTCAAAAGAATGCAAAGTCAAATTATAATGTAAAATTTGGTTTTCTAGGTAATCTTAGTATATTGTTCAAGCATTTTTTACTATTGCTTCCAAATAGGTTAATTCTCTTCTTATTCGAATTATATCTAAAAATAAAGAGGATGATGAAATGGTTCTAAAGAATAAAAAAATATTATTTGTAGTATCTTCTTTAAGAAGAGGAGGAGGGGCAGAAAATTCGGTATCAATTGTGGTAAGGGAGTTGAAAGATAGAGGACATAATGTAGAGCTTCTAACATTCTACAGATTTGAAAACGAATATGATATAGGAAAAGTGAAGCATAATTCTCTAGGATTCAAATACAAAAGCAATCCTATAACAAAGATGATATATTTTTCAATCATTTTCCCATTACTAATCAAGAGATTTCTAAAACAAAACAAATATGATTTAATTATAGCAAATGCTGAAGATGCAAATTTAATATTATCTTTAACTAGATTATATAGTACTAAAAA
This window contains:
- a CDS encoding CoA-binding protein, which gives rise to MVNMNDFFNKKYNYAVIGASNNKEKYGFKIVKALHDNGFKVIPINPREYKVYDLQCYPSLFEVKEIIDVVDFVVPPKVTLKILEILKESNIRKVWFQPGSFNDDCIKFCIKNKISYMKDFCLYSQALKESE
- a CDS encoding ATP-dependent DNA helicase — protein: MDDFFKDINFPYSSLRLGQDKFILDVFKTISAKKNILISAPTGLGKTVSALAPALHFAKQNNLTIIYLTSRQTQANQVIKTIKDINNFGSNKIIGQSLDKSKDSINQKSKTTISYVGFIGKRSMCVHDERDLYPASDFNDFCKKMKEKGKCKYFKNVKDSDNEDKIKAILDESSNSFMDVEGFINISHASQFCPYEVAGLKAFKTDVIICDYNYLFATGIKENFLGKIGRVIEECIVVVDEAHNLPDRVRSAYSYSLNSQMISDALKEMGDFVKTSEYDNYIYCVRDTLEETGHKSLGDGNNEATTSKEKFMDLYLSKVGQLVGNSEIIEKLKDIERLVKEDRVVSHIGRLANFLDRFKELDEENFIRQVVREKKKGVDSLSLKIRCIDPSNLASDIVNHTYSTILMSGTLSPIEMYRDILGVGNASLLELESPFANKNQKMIVLEDVTTKYSARSSDMFKKISTHIENCLNGASDQNSIVFFPSYDLMDRIIENMNMSRLFRKVLREQRYMTKEEKEAFVDKFKSKGTFDDKAKVLFAVTSGSFAEGLDLPEDMLEMVIVVGLPLGVPDLYTNAVIRHYDKKFRKGQLYGYIYPAMTKIIQAAGRCIRTEEDRGVVVLMDNRFLWPLYAQAFPKHWKFDRTKEYKLMIGNFFDK
- the radC gene encoding DNA repair protein RadC; its protein translation is MPQIQDLLEDEMPREKLINLGPLHLSDAELLAIILRVGIKGKSVLDLSREILREFSTNLVSRKTYHELLEFRGISKAKACQIVALFEISRRFSQKGFDKNMKLNSSNDVFEYVKADFSNLPEEKVMCVFVDSKNQVIKKEFVGEGSINYTIIEPRKIIRKCLIYSASGFFLIHNHPSQDITPSQEDKNITKKIHNIAKSLNLRFLDHLIVSNLRHYSMFDEDIL
- the truD gene encoding tRNA pseudouridine(13) synthase TruD, yielding MKLKQIPQDFIVDEIFDLDIFKDRDEERKQPYYYFKLTKTNYNQMNALQKIARTFNTSKKLVHFSGIKDKVGVTSQLVSVYGINEENYQTNLDFFNNQEDLKLEFIDKFKSRINLGDNLGNRFSITVRDLEDEDLERAKKNLISLQKDGVLNYFDEQRFGYANNSHIVGRYVLQNNLQSAVKEILTSLPNKTQSELMINFVKTVKENWEGIVSQDLEMIDKVLEATPRYLENEQKILQHLKKHKNDFPGGFKRIHKKIRTLYINAYQSYIFNETILKLKEENLLENYKELSLIDFNSNETLDAKILEIVSKMIQEDNLTFENFKLPSMPELKLTDVKRDIRIFPKDLTIQETSDDDLNENKKKVIITFDLGSGQYATNVVKQLFL
- a CDS encoding glycosyltransferase family 2 protein, with the protein product MKQSKILIAMPAYNEAKVIFDVIKDIKKEGYKNILVIDDCSKDDTFNVAKKAGATVLKHVVNRGAGAATNTGLIYAKRNNYDYIVFIDSDGQHSPKEIKKLILHANKYDVVIGSRMVGSLKNMPFQRRAVNFAGSFITYLIFGLFVRDSQSGFKVFSRNAINKINISFDRYEFCSEIIGEIYKNKLSYKEIPIKIIYSTHSLGKIDSGQSVFNGFKMILRFIFRL
- a CDS encoding DUF2304 domain-containing protein, which encodes MEFITIFFTVMSVVVLGYLFKIFKSNKRLPIILELFYVGAYGFVFTVFLYPNILTIIENILGIQSAINFVVYLSIFVSYLIIFLLYTNKEKQREEITKLTREIAYLKDEKRK
- a CDS encoding glycosyltransferase codes for the protein MKKENNSPIISVVMPVYNSGKFLEKAIKSILNQTYKNFEFIIIDDSSKDKSQSIIQKYKKQDKRIKFYKTKRNSGCTHALNIGLTYAKGKYIARMDADDISIKTRFEKQLNFIQKNDLDVCGTNIDMINFQGINMGKRDYISNIKRSIKYESPFAHPTVMFKRDLIIKYGPYDERYRVSQDYDLWLRFFANHAKFGVLNEYLLKYRIHPESTTKYKKLKTTIRTVLKIQKNAKSNYNVKFGFLGNLSILFKHFLLLLPNRLILFLFELYLKIKRMMKWF